The following proteins come from a genomic window of Paramicrobacterium humi:
- the glnA gene encoding type I glutamate--ammonia ligase, translating to MDKQRDFVLRTIEERGIKFVRLWFTDVVGTLKSVAIAPAEVEGAFAEGLGFDGSAIEGLTRSYESDLLAIPDPATFQVLPWRGEIDPTARMFCDLTTPDGQPAVADPRHVLKRTLEKAKDLGFTFYTHPEVEFYLMKSAKLVEGGPQPVDDAGYFDNVPGGTAHDFRRRAVTMLEDIGISVEYSHHEGGPGQNEIDLRYADALNTADNIMTFRTVVKEVAIEQGVHATFMPKPMAGQPGSGMHTHMSLFEGDTNAFHEPGSQYQLSKVGRQFVAGLLTHAQEITAVTNQFVNSYKRIWGGDEAPSFVTWGHNNRSALIRVPMYKPNKGQSSRIEYRGLDSACNPYLAFSLLLAAGLKGIEKGYELPPEAENNVWSLSNTERRALGYAPLPSNLDHAIQYMEESELVAETLGEQVYDYFLLNKRQEWHDYRAQVTPYELQTNLSSL from the coding sequence ATGGACAAGCAGCGGGACTTCGTTCTTCGCACCATCGAGGAGCGAGGCATCAAGTTCGTGCGCCTCTGGTTCACCGACGTCGTCGGCACTCTCAAGTCGGTCGCGATCGCCCCGGCCGAGGTCGAGGGCGCGTTCGCGGAGGGCCTCGGCTTCGACGGCTCGGCGATCGAGGGGCTGACCCGCAGCTACGAGTCCGATCTTCTCGCCATTCCCGACCCCGCGACCTTCCAGGTCCTGCCGTGGCGCGGCGAGATCGACCCGACGGCACGCATGTTCTGCGACCTGACAACCCCCGATGGGCAGCCCGCGGTCGCCGATCCCCGTCACGTGCTCAAGCGCACGCTCGAGAAGGCCAAGGACCTCGGCTTCACGTTCTACACGCACCCCGAGGTCGAGTTCTACCTGATGAAGTCCGCGAAGCTCGTCGAGGGCGGACCGCAGCCTGTCGATGACGCGGGCTATTTCGACAACGTGCCCGGAGGAACGGCGCACGACTTCCGCCGCCGCGCCGTGACGATGCTCGAAGACATCGGCATCTCCGTTGAGTACAGCCACCACGAAGGCGGCCCCGGCCAGAACGAGATCGACCTGCGCTACGCCGACGCGCTCAACACGGCCGACAACATCATGACGTTCCGCACTGTCGTGAAGGAGGTCGCGATCGAGCAGGGCGTGCACGCGACGTTCATGCCCAAGCCCATGGCCGGGCAGCCGGGATCCGGAATGCACACGCACATGTCGCTGTTCGAGGGCGACACGAACGCCTTCCACGAGCCGGGCTCGCAGTACCAGCTGTCGAAGGTCGGCCGGCAGTTCGTCGCGGGCCTGCTCACCCACGCGCAGGAGATCACCGCCGTCACGAACCAGTTCGTGAACTCCTACAAGCGCATCTGGGGCGGCGACGAGGCGCCGAGCTTTGTGACGTGGGGGCACAACAACCGGTCGGCTCTCATCCGCGTGCCGATGTACAAGCCCAACAAGGGCCAGAGCTCGCGCATCGAATACCGCGGCCTCGACTCCGCCTGCAATCCGTACCTCGCGTTCTCCCTGCTGCTCGCCGCCGGTCTCAAGGGCATCGAAAAGGGCTACGAGCTTCCGCCCGAGGCCGAGAACAACGTGTGGAGCCTGTCCAACACCGAGCGCCGTGCTCTCGGCTACGCGCCCCTGCCGTCGAACCTCGACCACGCCATCCAGTACATGGAGGAGTCCGAGCTCGTCGCCGAGACGCTCGGCGAGCAGGTCTACGACTACTTCCTGCTCAACAAGCGGCAGGAGTGGCACGACTATCGCGCGCAAGTCACTCCGTACGAGCTGCAGACGAACCTCAGCTCGCTCTGA
- the map gene encoding type I methionyl aminopeptidase, translated as MPKDSAGHLIAGRVSPQRTVPAEIARPEYVGKSQPSPYAGNDVYSPEEIERIRIAGRVAAQAIALVGEHVRPGVTTEQLDAIAHEFIVSQNAYPSTLGYRGYPKSLCSSVNEVICHGIPDDTVLEDGDIVNIDVTAFTGGVHGDSNRTFLVGNVADEVRLLVERTEEALRRGIKAVAPGREVNVIGRAIESYAKRFGYGVVRDFTGHGVGAAFHSGLIIPHYDSAPRFDRVMEPGMVFTIEPMLTLGGIAWEMWNDDWTVTTQDKSITAQFEHTLVVTERGAEILTLP; from the coding sequence ATGCCCAAGGATTCCGCCGGACACCTCATTGCCGGACGTGTCAGCCCCCAGCGAACCGTGCCCGCCGAGATCGCCCGGCCCGAGTATGTCGGCAAGTCGCAGCCGTCCCCGTATGCGGGTAACGACGTGTATTCACCCGAGGAGATTGAGCGGATCCGGATCGCCGGGCGCGTCGCCGCGCAGGCGATTGCGCTCGTCGGCGAGCACGTGAGACCCGGCGTGACCACCGAGCAGCTCGACGCGATCGCCCACGAGTTCATCGTGTCGCAGAACGCGTACCCGTCGACGCTCGGCTACCGGGGATATCCGAAGTCGCTGTGCAGCTCCGTGAACGAGGTCATCTGCCACGGGATTCCCGACGACACCGTGCTCGAGGACGGCGACATCGTGAACATCGACGTCACCGCGTTCACGGGCGGCGTGCACGGCGACAGCAACCGAACCTTCCTCGTCGGCAACGTCGCCGACGAGGTGCGGCTTCTCGTCGAGCGCACGGAGGAGGCGCTGCGGCGCGGGATCAAGGCCGTCGCGCCGGGACGGGAGGTCAACGTGATCGGGCGCGCAATCGAGTCGTACGCCAAACGCTTCGGGTACGGCGTGGTCCGCGACTTCACGGGTCACGGCGTCGGTGCTGCGTTCCACTCGGGATTGATCATCCCGCACTACGATTCGGCGCCGCGGTTCGACCGCGTGATGGAGCCGGGCATGGTGTTCACGATCGAGCCCATGCTCACGCTCGGCGGCATCGCCTGGGAGATGTGGAACGACGACTGGACCGTGACGACGCAAGACAAGTCCATCACGGCGCAGTTCGAGCACACGCTCGTCGTCACCGAGCGCGGCGCCGAGATCCTCACCCTGCCGTGA
- a CDS encoding zinc ribbon domain-containing protein yields MKAPHAEQKKLLDLQAADSGLDRLIHREKNLPENASLAEVTAARDALTRRLAAEVGQLEDAQTELRRLESDAETVATRMQRDEQRLQQTSSVKDVTALESEIQSLRSRTSALEDQQLEVMQQVETAQSVVDETRREDAALAEQLDTLTAARTRALDEIAGQRGTFTGQRASIAEALDAALVQLYERQRQKTGIGAALFRAGTCGGCTMSLTGQDLANVRAAEIDDVVQCPECGCIVVRTEESGLW; encoded by the coding sequence GTGAAAGCACCACACGCTGAGCAGAAGAAGCTGCTCGACCTGCAGGCGGCCGACAGCGGCCTCGACCGGCTCATCCACCGTGAGAAGAACCTGCCCGAGAACGCGTCCCTCGCCGAGGTCACGGCAGCACGCGATGCCCTCACGCGTCGCCTCGCGGCCGAAGTCGGGCAGCTCGAGGACGCGCAGACCGAGCTGCGCCGACTGGAATCGGATGCCGAGACCGTCGCGACGCGCATGCAGCGTGACGAGCAGCGCCTCCAGCAGACCTCGTCCGTCAAGGACGTGACGGCGCTCGAGTCGGAGATCCAGTCGCTGCGAAGCCGCACCTCGGCTCTCGAGGACCAGCAGCTCGAGGTCATGCAGCAGGTCGAGACGGCGCAGAGCGTCGTCGACGAGACGCGTCGGGAGGATGCCGCTCTCGCCGAGCAGCTCGACACGCTCACCGCGGCCCGTACGCGCGCGCTCGACGAGATCGCCGGCCAGCGAGGCACCTTCACGGGACAGCGGGCCTCGATCGCGGAGGCGCTGGATGCCGCGCTCGTGCAGCTCTACGAGCGTCAGCGGCAGAAGACCGGCATCGGCGCCGCCCTGTTTCGCGCCGGAACCTGCGGCGGCTGCACCATGAGTCTCACGGGGCAGGATCTCGCGAACGTGCGGGCCGCGGAGATCGACGATGTCGTGCAGTGCCCCGAGTGCGGCTGCATCGTCGTGCGCACCGAGGAGTCAGGTCTCTGGTAG
- a CDS encoding bifunctional nuclease family protein, whose product MVQVRVLGVALDAAQQHIVLLKPIFDGVAQDRVLPIWIGSQEATSILIALSNGHVPRPLTHDLMKTVIERLDASVERVEVTRIVEGTFYAEITLAGALESAVVDARPSDAIALAVRTDAPLFVAESVLEEAGIPASLVDAGDDEAEDERKLDEFKSFLKDVNPEDFQG is encoded by the coding sequence ATGGTCCAGGTGCGCGTGCTCGGAGTCGCCCTCGACGCTGCCCAGCAGCACATCGTGCTGCTGAAGCCGATCTTCGACGGCGTCGCGCAGGACCGGGTGCTGCCCATCTGGATCGGCAGTCAGGAGGCCACCTCGATCCTCATCGCGCTCTCGAACGGGCACGTACCCCGTCCGCTCACCCACGACCTCATGAAGACGGTCATCGAGCGTCTTGACGCGAGCGTCGAACGCGTCGAGGTCACTCGCATCGTCGAGGGGACCTTCTACGCCGAGATCACTCTCGCGGGAGCGCTGGAGAGCGCGGTCGTGGATGCGCGACCCTCGGATGCCATCGCTCTCGCCGTGCGCACTGACGCGCCGCTCTTCGTCGCCGAGAGCGTGCTCGAGGAGGCGGGGATTCCCGCCTCGCTCGTCGACGCGGGAGACGACGAGGCCGAGGACGAGCGGAAGCTCGACGAGTTCAAGTCGTTCCTCAAGGACGTCAATCCCGAGGACTTCCAAGGGTGA
- a CDS encoding HIT family protein: MTPRRLDPDANSASDGVGREARSDCAFCRIVAEEESAEIVLANEAVVGFLDRRPVFKGHVLLVPREHVETLPELPDRLIDPLFGAARLLAAALPAAYQAQGTFVAMNNVVSQSVKHLHIHVVPRTKGDGLRGFFWPRTTYAPGEMREYADRLRSLLADESAGRDDAPVA; this comes from the coding sequence GTGACGCCGCGCCGACTCGACCCTGATGCGAACAGTGCCTCGGACGGCGTCGGCCGGGAAGCCCGTTCGGACTGCGCGTTCTGCCGCATCGTTGCGGAGGAAGAGTCGGCCGAGATCGTTCTCGCGAATGAGGCGGTCGTCGGCTTCCTCGACCGCCGCCCGGTGTTCAAGGGGCACGTGCTTCTCGTGCCGCGCGAGCACGTGGAGACCCTGCCCGAACTGCCGGACCGGCTCATCGATCCGCTGTTCGGCGCCGCGCGTCTCCTGGCGGCTGCACTGCCGGCGGCCTATCAGGCGCAAGGAACCTTCGTCGCGATGAACAACGTCGTGAGCCAGTCCGTCAAGCACCTGCACATCCACGTGGTGCCCCGAACGAAGGGTGACGGTTTACGCGGCTTCTTCTGGCCGCGGACGACGTATGCGCCGGGGGAGATGCGCGAGTACGCCGACCGGCTCCGCAGCCTGCTCGCCGACGAGAGCGCCGGGCGCGACGACGCACCCGTCGCGTAG
- a CDS encoding Nif3-like dinuclear metal center hexameric protein — protein MAQLADILRTTEELWPRSGAEEWDAVGLVVGAPEDEVARVLLAVDAVQATAAEAVDSAAQLLIAHHPLLMRGVTSVAADRYKGAVVTRLIRGGCALLAAHTNADVVDEGTSAALANALGLTDVEPIAEARNGIGGIGRTGVLASPIPLRKLAERVAAVVPATAVGVRVAGDADALIRTVAVCGGAGDSLLAHPRVAASDVYITSDLRHHPASEAREQALLSGGPALIDVSHWASESLWLERAAAQLRERHPDLDVVVSSIRTDPWDFLVTTDAQPKEKQ, from the coding sequence GTGGCTCAGCTCGCAGACATCCTCCGCACGACAGAAGAGCTCTGGCCCCGCTCAGGCGCTGAAGAGTGGGATGCCGTCGGACTCGTCGTCGGAGCGCCCGAGGACGAGGTGGCGCGCGTGCTTCTCGCTGTCGACGCCGTACAGGCCACGGCCGCTGAGGCCGTCGATTCCGCAGCGCAGCTGCTGATCGCGCATCACCCGCTGCTCATGCGCGGCGTCACGAGCGTCGCCGCAGACCGGTACAAGGGTGCCGTCGTCACGCGACTCATCCGCGGCGGATGCGCCCTGCTCGCCGCCCACACGAACGCCGACGTCGTCGACGAGGGCACGTCGGCGGCGCTCGCGAACGCGCTCGGACTGACCGACGTGGAACCGATAGCCGAGGCCCGCAACGGCATCGGCGGGATCGGCCGCACGGGCGTGCTTGCGTCACCGATCCCGCTGCGGAAGCTCGCCGAACGCGTCGCCGCCGTCGTGCCTGCAACCGCCGTCGGCGTGCGCGTCGCGGGAGACGCCGATGCGCTGATTCGCACCGTCGCGGTGTGCGGAGGGGCGGGGGACTCGCTCCTGGCGCATCCGCGCGTGGCGGCATCCGATGTCTACATCACGAGCGACCTGCGGCATCACCCGGCGTCCGAAGCACGCGAGCAGGCGCTGCTCTCGGGCGGCCCCGCCCTCATCGACGTCTCGCACTGGGCGTCCGAATCGCTCTGGCTCGAGCGGGCGGCCGCGCAGCTGCGCGAGCGACATCCCGACCTCGACGTCGTCGTGAGCAGCATCCGCACAGACCCCTGGGACTTCCTCGTCACCACTGACGCACAGCCGAAAGAGAAACAGTGA